GCCTGGAAAACGTGCTCAGCCTGTACTGGGTGGCCGTGGCGCATACCGCTGGCGCCTTCATGATCCTGGTCTTCCTGATCATGCACCTGTACCTGATCACCACCGGCCATACCGTGGGTTCGCAGCTCAAGGCCATGATCACGGGGTGGGAAGAGCTTCCTGGCGCCGGCGAACGCAAGGCCTGAGTCTCCTCCGACGGGGCGCTGGCAGCGCCCCTTGAAGCCAGCCGGAGCGGCATATGCCCCACCGGCTTTTTTGTGGCTCAGGCCGAGTGGCCGGTTTCCTGCTGCAACTGGCGCAGGCGGCGGTACAGCGTGCGCTCGCTGATGCCGAGCGCGCGCGCCAGCTCTGCGCGATTGCCCGCATGGCGCTGCAGTGCCTGCAGCAGGGCCTGACGCTCGAGTTGCTGCAGGGTTGCGACAGGCGCCGCACGGAAAGCGCTGCCAGCGTCCGCAAGGGCGGTGGTGCCGTGGCCAGGGGAGGCCGCGGAGGCGGGCAGACTGTACGCACCGGGCAGGGCCGCAGCAGCTTGCCAGGCCGTTGCCTCGGGCTGCAGTGCCTGCGCCATCAGTGCCGCATCCAGCACCTCGCCATCGGCCAGCAGGCAGGCGCGCTCCAGCACATTGCGCAGCTCGCGCACGTTGCCGGGGAAGGGCCAGGTCTGCAGGCAATGCAGCGCAGCGGCACTGAGCCGCATGTCGCGCCCCGGTGCCAGGCGTTGCAGCAGGTGCGCGGCCAGCGCGGGAATGTCCTGCACCCGCTCGCGCAGCGGCGGCAGCCGGATCGGAAAGGTGGACAGGCGGTAGTACAGGTCCTGGCGGAACTTGCCGGCAGCCACCATGTCGGGCAGGCTGCGGTGCGAGGCCGAGATCAGCCGCACATCCACATGGCGCAGCTCGGTGCTGCCGACGCGGCGGTAGGTGCCGGTTTCGAGCAGGCGCAGCAGCTTGACCTGCATGGACAGTGGTATGTCGCCCACCTCGTCCAGGAACAGGGTGCCCCCGCTGGCAGCCTCGACCAGACCGGGCTTGCTTTGCGAGGCACCGGTAAAGGCGCCTTTCTCGTGGCCGAACAGTTCCGATTCGAACAGGGTCTCGGCCAGGCTGGCGCATTCCACCACCACGAAGGCATGGCTGCGCCGGTTGCTGCTTTCGTGCAGCGCATGCGCCACCAGTTCCTTGCCGGTGCCGGATTCGCCGTGCAGCA
The DNA window shown above is from Brachymonas denitrificans and carries:
- a CDS encoding sigma-54 interaction domain-containing protein; this encodes MSPVPTDTLPHEMLSYLDSLPEPHIVCDSAYRIRAANAAYQRIYGHSAAIIGQRCHEASHRSDVPCDQAGETCPLAQALQSGQRERVLHLHHTPQGEEYVQIELAPIRNARGELRYFIEKMEPLRMHAPEGGPRLTGTSPAFRRMLEMVSRVAPSEASVLLHGESGTGKELVAHALHESSNRRSHAFVVVECASLAETLFESELFGHEKGAFTGASQSKPGLVEAASGGTLFLDEVGDIPLSMQVKLLRLLETGTYRRVGSTELRHVDVRLISASHRSLPDMVAAGKFRQDLYYRLSTFPIRLPPLRERVQDIPALAAHLLQRLAPGRDMRLSAAALHCLQTWPFPGNVRELRNVLERACLLADGEVLDAALMAQALQPEATAWQAAAALPGAYSLPASAASPGHGTTALADAGSAFRAAPVATLQQLERQALLQALQRHAGNRAELARALGISERTLYRRLRQLQQETGHSA